A stretch of DNA from Anopheles nili chromosome 2, idAnoNiliSN_F5_01, whole genome shotgun sequence:
GAGTACGCCCTGTTGCTGTGGCTTGTGTACGTCCTTAAGTGTCCTTTGGGAATGTCAATCTCATTCACCGGTGTTCCCGGCATCAACATTCCCATTTTAGGCAATCAATTGGCCGGCATCCCATACCACAGTAAGCGGTTTCTCCTACCACACCAGCATCGAGTACCTACGGCAGGGTTCGTTCCGGTCGCAGCAGTGCTACCCTCCAGCGGAATGCACGACCACTGCTTCCGTTTGCCAGAAGTACACGCAACCGTACAAAGCGAACGACGATAGGATGTTTCTGCTGAAGCATCCTACGAACTGTCTGTACAAACCACAACCGAGGTGGAGTGCCGGTAGTAACCATAACTGAAGCACGCGCTTGAttattgtaataaattaatccTGATAATTTTTCTAAACATGTTCAACTTTCTTTTCCAATGTGCACTGTGATGACAATTGCTGGGGAAATTAAAGAAAGACCTAAGTTTTTCATTTGATCCTCTTAGCAAATGCAAACCTTGTCTAATGTTATCGTATATAAACATCCGAAAAtcaagaaagaaagcaatctACATACGTGGAAGGACGTGTCCCTATTGTTGCTACATTTTTCCGGATAATGTCATCGATTCTACGTGTACGTTCCACAGATTATATTATTATACTACCgtattggttttattttaaagtGGAGATTATGTCATTACCCTACTGGATCACGTTTACCTACTATCGGCAGTCACAGTGAGACACAGAGATTCTGTACGGAGAAAAAAGTGGCCAGATGGTCGCCGGTGAAAACCCGAAGCGTTTTGTGGGTGGTTTAATAATTTTCGCAACATAGCTCTACGGTTAATTATATGGGGCAGAGCACGCGTGTGACAAGGAGCCGGTACAGAGCAAGGAGCTGCAGGGTTCCACGATGGATCTGTCTATGGTGGTTCCTTGTTCTGTACTGGTTTTACGCCTCAAGCGTGTACTGGGTCACATTTACAGCCATCTTAAGCGAACAGGCTGCGGGTGAAGGATAGCGTTAGCGCAAATAGTGCAACCGGCAGCAGGACCGTATCACTGCTCCGACAGGACGTGGCCCGGTTCGTTCCGATCACCGCCTTGTGCACGATCGTAGGCTCATCTTCTGTAGGTGAACCCTCGTTCACGTCCAGATCGTTGAGAACCTGGCGTTCGTGGCGACATTTCATCCACCGCGTGGCGGACGATTTCTGGTATTCGTGTGCGATGCTCATGCGCATGTCGTTGAATCGCCAGTAGCCGAGGCCCTTGAAGAAGTACGTCTTGCCATCCCGGTACTGGAAGGCTGCATCGATGTTGTACCCGATGCCCTTCCACATGGACATGTCACGTGGGTAGTCCAGCTCTACGCGGTTCGTATCCTCGTCGAACCTGTAAGGGAAGGAGGACAACACGTGGCATTAGCAGGATGAAACCTACGGAGCttgaaaaaagggccacttACCGCCAGTAGAGCCGCCCGCTGTACAAGTAGGTGCGATTGTTGTGACtccacacgagcgcagcatcgATCCTATCGATGCTATCCGGTAGACCCAGATCCGTCAGAGGTTTCGGATAGCCCGGTTCGAGGTATTGCGAGTTGAACACGTAGTACTGCTTGCCTGCGGGAAAGCcaagaaaatcgaaagaaaagtCAACACGTGCTGAAGGCGCTTCATGGGGAAGCAAATTTTAGCCCTCTTACCAATGAAAAAGATGATCTTCTGGTGCTTGTTCTCGTACACCGTATCGATTCGCTCGAAGTCCGCAGGCAACCCGAAGAACATCCGGTGTATCTCGAACGGGGTTGGCCGTTGCAGGTCGTTTTCGTTCAAGCGCCACAGCCACCGGTCCTTGAAGATGAACAGCTCGTTGCGGATCAGCGTGATCGCGTCAAAGCTCGTATTGCACGGGTTGGGATGGGCCAGGGATGGTCGAGAGTGGTACATCCGGcgcgtggtggtgctggtcgGCGTCTCAGTCGTCGTTGTCCGGTGGTGTGGGTGATGATGTGGGCGATGACGTGTCGGTGCCAGGGTTGTCGTGGTCCTTCGCGTGGTATACGGACGACCGTGAGGATGGAGTCCTTCCCACGGGTGTCCGGTGGTGTTCTTGACCGGGTAGTATGGCCGTGTCGCAGGTCGTTGTGGTGGTGccggtgtcgtcgtcgttgttgtggtGGTCGTTGTTGGTGTGTGACGTTCCGGGTTTTTGCCGTAGATCTTCTTTCGCGCACCGTAGATCGATTGAATGCCAAGCCGATCGTCCTCGGGGATCGTGTCCTTGCCACGGTACGAGATGTGATGCCACGGGAACATGATTGCGTCCTGCTGCGACGAATGTCCGAGACCAAGCGAATGTCCAAACTCATGAACCGCTACGTCGAAAAGCCGGGTACCTAAAAGTAGAGTGATGATATGAATCCAACCCGTTTAGAGCGACTCCTGCTGCGAGAAGTAGTTCCGAAGCTTACCTTCCGCATCGGGCGGTTCGTTTAGAAGCCATTTTTCGTCCGCATCGAAATGTGCATCACCACCGATGCCCGTGCCGGGATAGAAGGCGTGCGCAAGGATCTTGCCCGGACCGTCGAAATTGTAACCGTCACCGTGGAACTTGCGGGCGAATAACACCTGAATGTCTGCCTCGCTGCTGTACACCTCGCGGAAGTTGATGTTGGCGTTCTGTGACCATAGGTTTAACGCCTCGTGCAGTACCTGTCGGGCAAGGCCGGAGTCCAACTCGGACATTGTTTGGTTCACCAAACTGCgaagatgaaatgaaacgaaaaaaaaaacgaagatgAGTTAAGCGAGATTATTAAAGCAACCATAGAGAACGAGATTCGGATGGCTACTTAGCAATTCGTTTCTACAGTTTGCCATCAGATGGCGCTCGtcaatcaaatgaaaattcaaataaaaagtTTTTGTTGACGTTCAAATAAAGGGTTGCATTTTAGGGTGAAAAGCACGAAACAAGTGAACGAAGAGGACAAATTACCTAGTCCCCTTCTTGTGCTCAAAACCCAACCATCGCCTTACGGAACGAAACGAGCTTCGGGACcaaattttataaatttcatCTCGTCTAACTACGAGCAGACAAGGAACAAACTACCGTTGTTGCGCGGGCTAGAGTCCTGCAGAAGCGCGCaggataatgaaattataaatgaagttttatttcaccggatccttgcgtgtgtgtgtgcgcgcgttcgtGCATACAAAATTGACTTCCTACTTCGCTTGCGGTACTACCAAGTGAGGACGGCGTTCGACGATGCGAAAGATAAATATGAAAGTGCTGCGCGATAGTGTTTTACGACGGTTGGCTCCAATCGGGGCCACGGATCGCGCTCCGTATCCCCGTATCCTCGGACGcgaggaaaaatgtaaaattcacTTTGCTGTCATTAGTGTCAGCGCAAAGGAACGGCGCAGGAAATGGCCGTGCAGAAGGCGCGCAGGCACAGGGACGCCAGCAAATCTCGCATGATGGATGGTTTCGAACTGCAGGCAGCAAGCAACGGGCACCGAGCGATGCACGCAAGGCGACGTAATTTTCCTTGACGTTAAACTTTCATTAACGTTCCTAATTTCCGCTTGGCCATTTCCTgtccttttattttcccattcgtGCCCCACCGTTTTCGTTCCACGTCATCAGGGGTGAAGGCGATTCCTTCCCGGGCACGGTGAACAGGTAGTCCTCTCTTCCCTCTCCGAAGGGTCAGGACCCTTCCGGTGGGCGACATAAGCAACAGCTTGCCGTCAATGAACATGCCCCACCGCGTGAGGTGTGTCCGTTGTCCTTCCGCGCATGGCGTTTAATGGGCCCGGAGAATTGCAACCTAAGGGGTGTGGAAACATACGCGTGCATGTTCGGGTGCGTTCCGGCGAGACCGGCTCCATGAAGGGAATggattttttaattgaaaattaacaaCATTATTATGCTCATTTGCGCCGACCGGGGGAAGGTCGCACAGAACGAAAAGACGGGAACATAATTCATATAAATTCACGTAAAGATGCGAACCGGCTCACCGACAACGGTGGACTTTTTCGATCCTTACTTcccgcacacacccacaccaaaTGCAATTAGTAGTGCTGCAGGTGTGCGCGCTTTGATTGCGCCACCGACTCCCTTTcgagatgatggaaaaatcgtttcatttccgCTGCAAATTGGATCGCTTCCGGTTTGCGCTGACCGGAGAGTGGAATGCGCCCCGGTAGTTGTCAGGTTATGCATCCTGCGCGTGGTGGTCCTGCAATCCGAACGGGTTGGGTGGAACGAAAATTGGATAACGTCGTAAAAAGCTTGATCCAATCTCGCCACACattccgtcgtcgtcgtcggagCCATACAGCGAAGAATTAGCACCTTTTTGCCGAGCGCCCGTGTTTGCAATCCTTTTGCAAATGGTGGGAccaccccccccacccccccatcCCAAAACCCACGTCCCCTGGCCCGGCCAGAAATAGGAGCAGAGCCACACCCAGACCGAGTTGTGCAGTGTTTTAATTcagtaaattttaattacattcatTTATGACATGATACACGTCAAGCCGGCGGGTTTCTCGGGGGATGGGCACATCCGCCGTCAGTCGACGACTTCACTCTGTCCTCCCCCCTGGTTCCAATAATACATACACCCGGTGGCGTACGAGGAGTTTGTCATCATTGTCGCTCGCCGGCAAGGCAAATGGGGCTCACGGAACGATGGGGTGAAAATGCGAGAACTATGAGGCGTGCGAGGACACACATCATCGTTGGAATGAGCAGCtcacgggggggggggggggtgagagcACTACCGAtccaaaaaagcaacatgaagaaaaaaaaaagacggatCCAAaccgagcgcgtgtgtgtaggTGGTGAAAGTTTGTAAGTCCGCCCCATGGGCTGCGAGGGTCGCCACCATATCGTCGTCGGTAACCATTTGCatgtttatcgaaaacggaACACAAGGTGCGGCGGGAGGTGCCATTTCCACGAGATACGTGGCTTGTGGTGTTGCCGGTTGACTTGCCAGGTCCTGCGCCAGGGCTTGCAAAGTTCGTCCTGCCGCtgtcgctgttgctgctgctgaattCAAATAGTTTCCCGCACCCGCCGACGCCCGGGAAAGGGATGCTTTTCATCACGAGCCAATGGCAGAAGTTTTGTTTAGACGATTCCGACACCGCATCCTCGTGGGAAGACGTAAAGAGGGGAAGAGTGGGGGAGGAGTGTGACACGCGggcgtgggtggggtgggtttttggctCCGTAATTTCGTGATAAACGATTATGAGTGCAAACGCTGGCGTTTGTTCATTTGCATAAGCGCTTAAAGGGCGTGGGGTGTCCTTTATTggcggaaggaaaacacaGGTGAAGGGGGTGGAGATTGGATTTTGGTGGATTTCCCAGCACGGGGAGTGCCTTATGACTTGTTGAATGCTAGCGCGCGTGAGTGCACCGCGCACATGGGTTGGCCCGATATTAGTTCGTACGGGTAGGTAACTAACGCACCACCATAATCAATACTCATTGCAATCCTTTCCAAATTGGGGGTTGAGAACATgcccaaaaaaggcacccaccCGAACATCCGAAACATGGGGGTGCCGTTGAATATCCCACGTTTTCCGGGTTTATTACGTTTCTGTTTCAAAAGCGCAAATTTCACCGTACCGAATAGAGGTCCTGACTGCGGTAGGTCGTAAGACACAGAAGGACTCGCGTTCAAAAGAGCAACTAACAACAACTTTCTCTGCCAGTTTTTGGAACCACTATGACCCGGGAAAATGACGAACGCTCCGAACCGGGGACACCAAAATCTCCTCTGCCGTGCTGCCGGTGGCCTGATAACGGGCGTGTTGTTGTGTATGTGAGTTTTGATGTGTATTTGCAAAGGGGTTCAACATTTCGCGAGTGATTCCTTTCAACTCTTTGAATCGGGGGCAAAAAACGACCTCTCCCGTTTGCGCGAAAGAAAAGGATGTTTTGGCATTCAGttcgtggcaaaaaaaaggacgagagagagagagagagcgagcgagaagtgAGCCGGTTGGAAAGGGCTGATTCGCATTTGGGGTGTTGTCCCGCGTGACACATGGGTGTGATAAGCGGTTCTCGTCTTTTTTAACCTCCCAGAGGGCAAAACATGGTGCGCATCCTAGGAAACGTTGCACTTGCAAGTGCACACGATGGCAGTAGGCGTTGGTAGCACACTCAACGGCAAAGGCACCGATAACAGGACGCTTTCAGCGCGCACGCTGACGATTGCTTCGGCGAATTGAAAAGGTAATTTTTTACCCACGGTCGTTGTTTTCTTAGCCCATCACCATCACTTCCGGTTGACGCGTTCGTCATGTTCCGGGGCGCGAATGGAAATAGTTTCCATATCAGGCGACGGGACATGAGCGTACGAAGGGTGCGCGTCTATGGTTGAACGGTCGCGGATAAAAGGGGATTTATTCGTCGTACCGCACTGGGGAATTGGAATGTGAattgaggtcctttttttgcttgacaCACAGGCAGTGCTCCAATGACTTTCGATGACATTTCGAGCTGTGGTGGTGGCGAGCTTTTGCGGTGGTTAACGAATGGAAATTGTCCCATGAATGTGGATTGATGTTGAATTAGTAGTTCGAGGGAATCGAACAAAAATTGTGAATTGTAAATCTATGCCCTGACTCcattcaatgctttttttatgcatCGGATTTCTTTTATGGTGGAGTATCTCAAGCTCTAGCGAAAATTCCCGAGCAGATGAtattaaaaagcaaaaccccccaaattcgtttcattccaGACGCGTTTTGGAACATGCGAAACTGGTGCTGTTAGCTTAATATTGTGGACATCGTGCGAAAATGCAATAATTGACTGCGATACGAGCAATAACCGCgggcgaacgaacaaaaaaaaggtccttgaAACAGGCAATTTCGCTGCGCTTTTCGTATGCCAACAAAAGTGGGtcttgtttgtgtttcgatgGCGCTTTTCTCGGGCTGGCTTATTCCGTGGGACCTCGCAAGACACTGTGCGAGAGAATGAGAGCGTTCAGCAGCAGGGTTGGAGAGTTTGAATTTATTGAGTTTACTGCAAAATTATACGAATTATGCATGCAATGGCCATAAAAGGCTGGTGGTGGGTGCTTCTCCTTCACCCAAGAGACGCCGGTTCGCTTTTCGGTTCCAAGTGCCGACCTTCCCCAGGGGGTGAACCGATTTTCCCGCCAgacaaataaaaccccaacGCGACACGGACCGCCACGGACGCCAGCAGCTCTTGTGCCGTTCGCTCGCGGGTCGAAAATCGATTTGCCCGAAGCGACCGCGGCAACCATGCGCCAGCCAGTGAGTTTTCCCATCGCCATGTGCGAGTTTTCTTCCGGCTTTTCCTTCTGTGCCGACCGCGCGGTCTCGGTTCAATCgaatgcaaaaacaaacaggaCACATTTGTTGGCAATTTGTTAAATATATTTCCCTCGCCGTCAGACGCTCGTTCGTCCAACGTCGTCGGCTgtccctttttgtgtgtgtgtgtgtgtgtgtcgaattATCGGATCCGCTCGAGAACCGTTTCTAGCTGTAACTCTTTCCGCAAGCGCCAAGGAGTTTGAGGTCCATTTGGTCAAGTCTTATCGCTTTTGTCGCATCTCGGTGGCAAAGGATATCGTCGTCTGCGTTCAGGGAGACCTCCTtcccaaaaaggacattcgagcCAGTGGTAAAGGAAGCaaagaggagagagagagagagacaatgCGAGAGTGCCAAATGTTAATGGCTTTGTGACGGAGTCGAGGGCGTCGTGGAGGACACCAACGGCGAATGTCGTCACCCGAAGCCGCCAAAAAAGTTAGCGATGCGATGTGAGGGGATTGGCAATATTTTTGCGAAATTTCCGCTCAACCCCACCGAGATGGGgggtttttgttcctttttccgtCGCCAAAGGGCAATCGCGCCCTTAACTATCAGCCCGTTTCCCCGTCGAGATCCCCGTTTGGTTATTAGGATGGAGCGCAATAATAAGATAAATTTCTTTCCTACTTGCGACGAGACTAATTTAATATCTTTCGGTCGTTTCGCTCGCTGAAGATGGCCATGGTCATCAATCAGCTAGTTCCTgacctccaccaccggtttCTGTGACCGTTTGTTCGTtgcctaaaaaaaaaaacaaggaaaccgGGAAGCAAGTTCTCGCCGACCGAAATCCTTTTCGAAAGGAGATTTTCCGCCCACCACTTGCCGgtgggagaagaaaagcggATGGTGGCGGGCGAGTTTAGATTAAAACTTAACCCTCCGCAATCCGGATCGCCGGCGAAAGCGAGgtggtggtttcggttttgtaaAGTATTTTCCTGCGGTCGAAATCCCTCTGGTAGCGAGTGCACGGGCAGGATTGGAATGGAAAAGTGCACCTTTCGGCGTGGGACAACGATCTTCGGGGttactttgctttttttctctgtttaaTTTGCGCCATTCACCGCTGGATtttcctccctctcccccaATCGATCGGACGGACGGAAGGCCAGGGAAATCCACCCTacacaaaacaaattgaaCTTCGAGACAGAATGTGGGAGGCAGCCACTCTAATGTAATCACTCGATCGACACTCGGGTCGGGACCGTTGGCCGGGCAAATCGAGTTCCGTTTGTGTTTGGGTTTCGGGTGGGAAACGCATGCTttgcgggtgggtgggtgatctTAATTTTCCCTCTCCACCCCGGTGTGGGAAGATGAAATTTGttgcggttttgtttgcaattaAATAGCAGAAGCTTCCGTTCGAAAGACAGGTAGTAGTAGTGTGAAATAGTTTAAGGAACCATTTTTAGTAATTTTCAAATATAATGTGGCAGAGTCTGATAACATGTGAGTAAGTGTGTTTAACAATAAAATGGGATAAAAATACTCTTAAATTAGGTTATTCGTccaaatgtttcaaacaatatatcaaaaaaaaaaaacgtaccatGAGGTacatttttgaagcattttaagATGCTGTTTGTACGGATTCAAGAAAGAAACCCGGTTATGGTAGAAAGTGCATTAACGAAATGGAGCTTTCCTGCTTTCGATTGCATTCTTTTTCTGCCATCGCATCGTGATATCACTTTCTACttgggattattttttattagaaCCGCTCCCCCAAAACGTTTACTCTTCGCGATTTTATCTTCATTTAACGATGTTGCACTGAAATTCTCATCACTCCCACTTTCCTCCATTTGGGTTATTACAGCAAATTGGCACAACGAATCCGCCGTTTTCCCGTGGCCGAAAGGAATCCGACCACGAAGGATGCGGTGGTGTCGagattggatttttttgttgttgaccGCTCCACCCGCGGTTTACACGTCGAAAGCTCACattgtgtgtgtacgcgtgtgtggcAGAAGTGAAAAGAATTTCCCCTGGATGCAAGTTCCTCCAAAAAATAGGAAACGCAATCGCCATGTTTGCGGTGCAGGTTAGATCTCATTCAGTGGAACGATCTAGTTGCCGTTTTTCCAGTTACAACCCCCCAACCAAAGGGGTGAGAAAGTGCACCGAATGCATCGCAGTTGGCGCTGGGATGGTGTGACGTTAGAGTGCTCAGGTTTTCGCTTTGTACGCGCGAAGGATTGGCATGCCCATTTTCGTGTCGATCGGGTTGCCGGCTGCCGGGAATCGAATTGTTTCGATTATCTCGCACGGGAATGGTTGATGGCGTGGGGAGGTTAGGTTGTTGAAGGGAAGAAATCCGCCATCATGTTATCGCGAGGGCCCGGTTATCAGCGGAAACCActagcgaacgagcgaacaacCGGTGAGAGATTATTGGTCATTATACCGAGTGCACTCGAGTGGCGGGAACTGAACCGAGACCGAGATTCTTGGGTTCTCTGGggctgctatttttt
This window harbors:
- the LOC128730692 gene encoding matrix metalloproteinase-2, with the translated sequence MSELDSGLARQVLHEALNLWSQNANINFREVYSSEADIQVLFARKFHGDGYNFDGPGKILAHAFYPGTGIGGDAHFDADEKWLLNEPPDAEGTRLFDVAVHEFGHSLGLGHSSQQDAIMFPWHHISYRGKDTIPEDDRLGIQSIYGARKKIYGKNPERHTPTTTTTTTTTTPAPPQRPATRPYYPVKNTTGHPWEGLHPHGRPYTTRRTTTTLAPTRHRPHHHPHHRTTTTETPTSTTTRRMYHSRPSLAHPNPCNTSFDAITLIRNELFIFKDRWLWRLNENDLQRPTPFEIHRMFFGLPADFERIDTVYENKHQKIIFFIGKQYYVFNSQYLEPGYPKPLTDLGLPDSIDRIDAALVWSHNNRTYLYSGRLYWRFDEDTNRVELDYPRDMSMWKGIGYNIDAAFQYRDGKTYFFKGLGYWRFNDMRMSIAHEYQKSSATRWMKCRHERQVLNDLDVNEGSPTEDEPTIVHKAVIGTNRATSCRSSDTVLLPVALFALTLSFTRSLFA